In the Burkholderia glumae LMG 2196 = ATCC 33617 genome, one interval contains:
- a CDS encoding TetR/AcrR family transcriptional regulator: MDSHAPPTRLTDRKRAAIVGAAIDEFLSAGYDATSMDRIAASAQVSKRTVYNHFPSKEALFAAILQRLWEATRAGDAPAYRPAAPLRGQLIELLLRKLRLLSDETFLALVRVAIAAAMHSPERAREMVVRLGEREEDLTVWVREAAAAGRLATDDAPFAAQQLQGLVKSFAFWPQVAMGQPAVDGEARLRLAETTADLFLARYARGETGGA; this comes from the coding sequence ATGGATTCCCACGCTCCCCCCACCCGCCTGACCGACCGGAAACGCGCCGCGATCGTCGGCGCGGCGATCGACGAATTCCTCTCGGCCGGCTACGACGCGACCAGCATGGACCGCATCGCGGCCAGTGCGCAGGTGTCGAAGCGCACCGTCTACAACCACTTCCCGAGCAAGGAGGCGCTGTTCGCGGCGATCCTGCAGCGGCTGTGGGAGGCGACGCGCGCCGGCGACGCGCCCGCCTACCGGCCCGCCGCGCCGCTGCGCGGCCAATTGATCGAACTGCTGCTGCGCAAGCTGCGGCTGCTCAGCGACGAAACCTTCCTGGCGCTGGTGCGCGTCGCGATCGCGGCCGCGATGCATTCCCCCGAACGGGCGAGGGAGATGGTGGTGCGGCTCGGCGAGCGCGAGGAGGACCTGACGGTCTGGGTTCGCGAGGCCGCCGCCGCCGGGCGCCTCGCCACCGACGATGCGCCGTTTGCCGCGCAGCAGTTGCAGGGGCTCGTGAAATCGTTCGCCTTCTGGCCGCAGGTGGCGATGGGCCAGCCGGCCGTGGACGGCGAGGCGCGCCTGCGGCTCGCGGAAACGACGGCCGACCTGTTCCTCGCGCGCTACGCGCGCGGCGAGACCGGCGGCGCTTGA
- the msrB gene encoding peptide-methionine (R)-S-oxide reductase MsrB has protein sequence MTSRRAFLLTGAALAGAVATITRSGVFAQQPPKPAAPAELTLSDAEWRKRLTPAQYTVLREAGTERPYSNPLNDEHRSGTFACAGCALPLFSSATKFDSHTGWPSFWAPLDHAVVTSTDTSFGMVRDEVHCRRCAGHLGHVFNDGPKPTGLRYCMNGTAMTFSPSSA, from the coding sequence ATGACCAGCCGCCGAGCTTTCCTGCTCACCGGCGCCGCGCTCGCCGGCGCCGTCGCCACAATCACGCGCAGCGGCGTGTTCGCGCAACAGCCGCCCAAGCCTGCCGCCCCGGCCGAACTCACGCTCAGCGACGCCGAATGGCGCAAGCGCCTCACGCCGGCACAGTACACGGTCCTGCGCGAGGCGGGAACCGAGCGTCCGTACAGCAACCCGCTCAACGACGAACATCGCTCGGGCACCTTCGCGTGCGCCGGTTGCGCGCTGCCGCTGTTCTCGTCGGCCACCAAGTTCGACAGCCATACCGGCTGGCCGAGCTTCTGGGCGCCGCTCGACCACGCCGTGGTGACCTCGACCGACACCTCGTTCGGCATGGTGCGCGACGAAGTCCACTGCCGCCGCTGCGCGGGCCATCTCGGCCATGTGTTCAACGACGGCCCGAAACCGACCGGCCTGCGCTACTGCATGAACGGCACGGCGATGACGTTCAGCCCGTCGTCGGCCTGA
- a CDS encoding sensor histidine kinase has translation MRRLSLGQRLSLVFSVLLLACCGASAWLQIRASDMHEKEVVQRLSRDLAGHIARSTRLMDDGGLRQDAVRRLFGQLMGVNPSVEVYLLDNAGRIRGDDAPPGRVRRERVDLAPVARFLAGQPLPILGDDPRSLDARKVFSVAPLQLPGRAPSGYIYVVLLGEAHDELAARVAASSVLRTTLWSIALVALLGLLAGLTGFALITRPLRRFSEAMRRFDANGEPDAQPPLPHSSAAGARDEIAVLETTFEQMAARIGAQWRALKQQDRQRRELIANLSHDLRTPLTALHGYLETLALKGAALAPAERERYLSIALAQSDKVGRLARALFELARLESGLVQPALEDGSLVDLVQDVLAKFELGAKARGITLDARIEPRLPNVHADFGMIERVLTNLLDNALRHTPAGGQVAVELAAHGGAVGVTVRDTGPGVPAALRERLFRRSVAASPSAPDGAPGTGEAQRGGLGLLLVQRMLQLHDSEARLVDDPRGGAVFTFALQAAGTAAR, from the coding sequence ATGCGGCGCCTGAGTCTGGGCCAGCGCCTGTCGCTGGTGTTCTCGGTGCTGCTGCTGGCCTGCTGCGGCGCCTCGGCGTGGCTGCAGATCCGCGCGAGCGACATGCACGAGAAGGAAGTGGTGCAGCGGCTGTCGCGCGACCTGGCCGGCCACATCGCGCGGAGCACGAGGCTGATGGACGACGGCGGCCTGCGGCAGGACGCGGTGCGCCGGCTGTTCGGCCAGCTGATGGGCGTGAATCCGAGCGTCGAGGTCTACCTGCTCGACAACGCAGGGCGCATCCGCGGCGACGACGCGCCGCCGGGCCGGGTGCGGCGCGAGCGCGTCGATCTCGCGCCGGTGGCGCGCTTCCTTGCCGGCCAGCCGCTGCCGATCCTGGGCGACGATCCGCGCAGCCTCGACGCGCGCAAGGTGTTCAGCGTCGCGCCGCTGCAGTTGCCGGGCCGCGCGCCGTCGGGCTACATCTACGTGGTGCTGCTCGGCGAGGCGCACGACGAGCTGGCCGCGCGCGTGGCGGCCAGCTCGGTGCTGCGTACCACGCTCTGGTCGATCGCGCTGGTGGCGCTGCTCGGGCTGCTGGCCGGCCTGACCGGGTTCGCGCTGATCACGCGGCCGCTGCGCCGCTTCTCCGAGGCGATGCGCCGCTTCGATGCGAACGGCGAGCCCGACGCGCAGCCGCCGCTGCCGCATTCGTCGGCGGCCGGGGCGCGCGACGAGATCGCCGTGCTCGAAACCACCTTTGAGCAGATGGCCGCGCGCATCGGCGCGCAGTGGCGCGCGCTCAAGCAGCAGGACCGCCAGCGCCGCGAGCTGATCGCGAACCTCTCGCACGACCTGCGCACGCCGCTGACCGCGCTGCACGGCTACCTGGAAACGCTCGCGCTGAAGGGCGCCGCGCTCGCGCCGGCCGAGCGCGAGCGCTATCTGTCGATCGCGCTGGCGCAGAGCGACAAGGTGGGGCGCCTCGCGCGCGCGCTGTTCGAGCTGGCGCGGCTCGAATCGGGGCTGGTGCAGCCCGCGCTCGAGGACGGCTCGCTCGTCGATCTGGTGCAGGACGTGCTGGCCAAGTTCGAGCTGGGCGCCAAGGCGCGCGGGATCACGCTCGACGCGCGGATCGAGCCGCGCCTGCCGAACGTGCATGCCGATTTCGGCATGATCGAGCGCGTGCTGACCAACCTGCTCGACAACGCGCTGCGCCACACGCCGGCAGGCGGCCAGGTGGCGGTGGAGCTGGCCGCGCACGGCGGCGCGGTCGGCGTGACCGTGCGCGACACCGGGCCCGGCGTGCCGGCGGCGCTGCGCGAGCGGCTGTTCCGGCGCTCGGTGGCAGCCTCGCCGAGCGCTCCGGACGGCGCGCCGGGCACGGGCGAGGCGCAGCGCGGCGGGCTCGGCCTGCTGCTCGTGCAGCGCATGCTGCAGTTGCACGACAGCGAGGCGCGGCTGGTCGACGATCCGCGCGGCGGCGCGGTATTCACGTTCGCGCTGCAGGCGGCCGGGACCGCCGCGCGTTAG
- a CDS encoding DsbA family oxidoreductase, protein MSQPLTIDFVSDVACPWCAVGLSSLLIALERVGDAADVQIRMHPFELNPNMGPEGESIVEHIGKKYGRTPEQVAEAQAMLRERGASVGFTFGQREAIHNTFDAHRLLHWAGLEGRQLPLKLELLRACHGEGKRTDDPELLAAAAQAAGLDAERAREVLASGAYAGEVRAAEREAQALGISSVPSVIFNERYLVTGGQPAEAFERAIRQILAEAAEPTAGPTA, encoded by the coding sequence ATGTCTCAACCGTTGACCATCGATTTCGTTTCCGACGTCGCGTGCCCGTGGTGCGCGGTCGGCCTGTCCTCGCTGCTGATCGCGCTCGAGCGCGTGGGCGACGCGGCCGACGTGCAGATCCGCATGCATCCGTTCGAACTGAATCCGAACATGGGGCCGGAGGGCGAGTCGATCGTCGAGCACATCGGCAAGAAATACGGCCGCACGCCCGAGCAGGTCGCCGAAGCGCAGGCCATGCTCCGCGAGCGCGGCGCGAGCGTGGGCTTCACGTTCGGCCAGCGCGAGGCCATCCACAACACGTTCGACGCGCATCGCCTGCTGCACTGGGCCGGCCTCGAGGGCAGGCAACTGCCGCTCAAGCTCGAGCTGCTGCGCGCCTGCCACGGCGAGGGCAAGCGCACCGACGATCCGGAGCTGCTGGCCGCCGCCGCGCAGGCCGCCGGGCTCGACGCCGAACGCGCGCGCGAGGTGCTGGCAAGCGGCGCCTATGCCGGCGAGGTGCGCGCGGCCGAGCGCGAAGCGCAGGCGCTGGGCATCAGCTCGGTGCCGTCGGTCATCTTCAACGAGCGCTACCTGGTGACGGGCGGCCAGCCCGCCGAGGCCTTCGAGCGCGCGATCCGGCAGATCCTGGCCGAAGCGGCCGAGCCCACGGCGGGCCCCACGGCCTGA
- a CDS encoding response regulator transcription factor, giving the protein MDSLKRILIVEDDADIANVLALHLRDERYEVVHCANGDDGLRRLEQGGWDALILDLMLPGVDGLEICRRARAMARYTPIIIISARSSEVHRILGLELGADDYLAKPFSMLELVARVKALLRRVEALSRDTRAEAGRVEVGGLRLDPLTREAAVDGAAIDLTPREFDLLYHFARHPGKAFSRTDLLNAVWGYQHEGYEHTVNTHINRLRAKIEADPAQPARILTVWGRGYKLVAPGPAAGAGREA; this is encoded by the coding sequence ATGGACTCACTGAAACGCATCCTGATCGTCGAAGACGATGCCGACATCGCGAACGTGCTCGCGCTGCACCTGCGCGACGAGCGCTACGAGGTGGTCCACTGCGCGAACGGCGACGACGGCCTGCGGCGCCTGGAGCAGGGCGGCTGGGACGCGCTGATCCTGGACCTGATGCTGCCCGGCGTGGACGGCCTCGAGATCTGCCGGCGCGCACGCGCGATGGCGCGCTACACGCCGATCATCATCATCAGCGCGCGCTCGAGCGAGGTGCACCGGATTCTCGGCCTCGAGCTCGGCGCCGACGATTACCTTGCCAAGCCGTTCTCGATGCTGGAGCTGGTGGCGCGCGTGAAGGCGCTGCTGCGGCGCGTCGAGGCGCTCTCGCGCGACACGCGCGCCGAGGCCGGGCGCGTGGAGGTGGGCGGCCTGAGGCTCGATCCGCTCACGCGCGAGGCCGCCGTGGACGGCGCCGCGATCGACCTGACGCCGCGCGAATTCGACCTGCTCTATCACTTCGCGCGCCATCCCGGCAAGGCGTTCTCGCGCACCGATCTGCTCAACGCCGTATGGGGCTATCAGCACGAGGGCTACGAGCACACCGTGAACACCCACATCAACCGGCTGCGCGCCAAGATCGAGGCCGACCCGGCGCAGCCGGCGCGCATCCTGACGGTCTGGGGCCGCGGCTACAAGCTGGTCGCGCCGGGGCCGGCGGCCGGCGCGGGCCGCGAGGCATGA
- a CDS encoding SMP-30/gluconolactonase/LRE family protein translates to MTDTTVSSDPNRPAGAPAATLLVDARHVLGECATWCGLAHAFYWTDIEGARLWRHRPGATPRTESWPMPERLGCFALTEERDVLLVGLASHLALFDLRDGRFERIVEVEPGQRSRVNDGRCDRAGNLVFGMKDEHDPLQATTGFYRLNADRSLERLALPPAAIANSIAFSPDGARMYFCDTLTRQIMVCDYRPDGPVAKVRPFVALADATGGPDGSTVDAEGGLWNAQWGGARVVRYDPNGVETDRIAIPTTQPSCPSFGPAPERAGEPADGAEGWRTLYVTSAREGLDGDALAADPHAGGVFVAATAYRGLPEPRFPLRGAR, encoded by the coding sequence ATGACCGATACCACCGTTTCCTCCGATCCGAACCGACCCGCCGGCGCGCCGGCCGCCACGCTGCTGGTCGATGCCCGCCACGTGCTCGGCGAATGCGCGACCTGGTGCGGGCTCGCCCACGCGTTCTACTGGACCGACATCGAGGGGGCGCGGCTCTGGCGCCACCGCCCCGGCGCGACCCCCCGGACCGAAAGCTGGCCGATGCCCGAGCGGCTCGGCTGCTTCGCGCTGACCGAGGAGCGCGACGTGCTGCTGGTGGGGCTCGCCTCGCACCTGGCGCTGTTCGACCTGCGCGACGGCCGCTTCGAGCGCATCGTCGAGGTCGAGCCGGGGCAGCGCTCGCGCGTGAACGACGGGCGCTGCGACCGCGCCGGCAATCTGGTGTTCGGCATGAAGGACGAGCACGATCCGCTGCAGGCCACGACCGGCTTCTACCGGCTCAACGCGGACCGTTCGCTCGAACGGCTCGCGCTGCCGCCCGCGGCGATCGCCAACAGCATCGCGTTCTCGCCCGACGGCGCGCGCATGTACTTCTGCGATACGCTCACGCGACAGATCATGGTGTGCGACTACCGCCCCGACGGCCCGGTGGCGAAGGTGCGGCCCTTCGTGGCCCTGGCCGACGCGACGGGCGGCCCGGACGGCTCGACCGTCGATGCCGAGGGCGGCCTCTGGAACGCGCAGTGGGGCGGCGCGCGCGTGGTGCGCTACGACCCGAACGGCGTGGAGACGGATCGCATCGCGATCCCCACCACGCAGCCGAGCTGCCCGTCGTTCGGCCCGGCGCCCGAGCGCGCCGGCGAGCCGGCCGACGGCGCCGAGGGCTGGCGCACGCTCTACGTGACGAGCGCGCGCGAGGGCCTCGACGGTGACGCGCTCGCCGCCGATCCGCACGCGGGCGGCGTGTTCGTCGCGGCCACCGCCTATCGCGGGCTGCCGGAGCCGCGCTTCCCGCTGCGCGGCGCGCGCTGA
- a CDS encoding MBL fold metallo-hydrolase has protein sequence MTSVTRRLGRLLGMAAARRSRAWAAASPQHDGERFRNLRPRPAEGAGKRLSIAWNVLFKKPGGTAPAAALPVDALTRAGLEAAPDRSLFRLGHSTLLLKLRGRFWLTDPVFAERASPLRRFGPKRFHAPPVALADLPPLAGVILSHDHYDHLDRDTVLALAAGTGVFLTPLGVGDRLIEWGIDAAKVRQFDWWQGTELHGVAFTATPAQHFSGRSLFDGDRTLWASWTIVEGGLRVFFSGDTGYFDGFREIGERCGPFDVTLLETGAYDAQWPYVHMQPEQTVQAHVDLRGRWLVPVHNGTFDLAMHRWQEPFERVFGLAAARGIALATPRMGERLDLQAPHRGERWWRAVADAPAKPARWRGWRGGREDASGV, from the coding sequence ATGACTTCCGTTACCCGCCGGCTCGGCCGCCTGCTCGGGATGGCCGCCGCAAGACGCTCGCGGGCGTGGGCTGCGGCGTCGCCGCAGCACGACGGCGAGCGCTTTCGCAACCTGCGGCCGCGCCCGGCGGAGGGCGCAGGCAAGAGGTTGTCGATCGCCTGGAACGTGCTCTTCAAGAAGCCGGGCGGCACGGCGCCGGCCGCCGCGCTGCCGGTGGACGCGCTCACGCGCGCCGGGCTCGAGGCCGCGCCCGACCGGAGCCTGTTCCGGCTCGGCCACTCGACCCTGCTGCTGAAGCTGCGCGGCCGCTTCTGGCTGACCGATCCGGTGTTCGCCGAGCGCGCCTCGCCGTTGCGGCGCTTCGGCCCGAAGCGCTTCCACGCGCCGCCTGTCGCACTGGCGGACCTGCCGCCGCTGGCCGGCGTGATCCTCTCGCACGACCACTACGATCACCTCGATCGCGACACGGTGCTCGCGCTCGCGGCCGGCACCGGCGTGTTCCTGACGCCGCTCGGCGTCGGCGACCGGCTGATCGAATGGGGCATTGACGCGGCGAAGGTGCGCCAGTTCGACTGGTGGCAGGGCACCGAACTGCACGGCGTCGCGTTCACGGCCACGCCCGCGCAGCATTTCTCGGGGCGCAGCCTGTTCGACGGCGATCGCACGCTGTGGGCCTCGTGGACCATCGTCGAGGGCGGCCTGCGCGTGTTCTTCAGCGGCGACACCGGCTATTTCGACGGCTTTCGCGAGATCGGCGAGCGCTGCGGCCCGTTCGACGTGACGCTGCTGGAGACGGGCGCCTACGACGCACAATGGCCCTACGTCCACATGCAGCCCGAGCAGACCGTGCAGGCCCACGTGGACCTGCGCGGCCGCTGGCTGGTGCCGGTCCACAACGGCACCTTCGATCTGGCGATGCACCGCTGGCAGGAGCCGTTCGAGCGCGTGTTCGGGCTCGCCGCCGCGCGCGGGATCGCGCTCGCCACGCCGCGCATGGGCGAGCGGCTCGATCTGCAGGCGCCGCATCGCGGCGAGCGCTGGTGGCGCGCCGTGGCCGACGCGCCGGCGAAGCCCGCGCGCTGGCGCGGCTGGCGCGGCGGCCGCGAGGACGCGTCCGGGGTGTGA
- a CDS encoding DNA-3-methyladenine glycosylase I encodes MAISRTGADTSVTQHNPGLIHDRHGVPRCYWQPDMPDYHDAEWGLPVDDERRLFEKICLEGFQSGMAWITILRKRENFRAAFDDFDFRRIAGYGEPDIERLMADAGIVRNRAKIRSVINNARRAIEAVDAFGSLAGWLWQYEPAPGARPATIDLDYWRGNPTSPESHALSAAMKRRGWTFVGPTNIHALMQAVGMVNDHLTGCACRETVERARREFRRPACR; translated from the coding sequence ATGGCTATTTCGAGAACGGGAGCGGACACCAGCGTGACGCAACACAATCCGGGGCTGATTCACGATCGGCATGGCGTGCCGCGCTGCTATTGGCAGCCGGACATGCCCGACTATCACGACGCCGAATGGGGCCTGCCGGTGGACGACGAACGGCGGCTGTTCGAGAAGATCTGCCTGGAAGGCTTCCAGTCCGGCATGGCCTGGATCACGATCCTGCGCAAGCGCGAGAACTTCCGCGCGGCGTTCGACGATTTCGATTTCCGGCGCATCGCCGGCTACGGCGAACCCGACATCGAGCGCCTGATGGCCGATGCCGGCATCGTGCGCAATCGCGCCAAGATCCGCTCGGTGATCAACAACGCGCGGCGTGCCATCGAGGCCGTGGACGCATTCGGTTCGCTGGCCGGCTGGCTCTGGCAATACGAGCCGGCGCCGGGTGCGCGGCCCGCCACGATCGATCTCGACTACTGGCGGGGCAACCCGACCTCGCCCGAGTCGCATGCGCTGTCGGCGGCGATGAAGCGGCGCGGCTGGACCTTCGTCGGGCCGACCAACATCCATGCGCTGATGCAGGCGGTCGGCATGGTCAACGATCACCTGACGGGCTGCGCCTGCCGCGAGACGGTCGAACGCGCGCGCCGCGAGTTCCGGCGGCCGGCCTGCCGCTGA